TCCTCGACGAGATCCTCGTAGCGGAAGATGCGCACGTTCTCCGGATACATCCTGGCGAACATCTCGACCGTGGAGTGATAGACGTTCCAGGTGATCAGGTATTTGGTCAGCGGCTGCGGGAAAGGACGGCGCTTGGTGTCGCGATAGGCCGAGAACGGATTGCGCACGATGTGCAGGATGCGAACGTTCGGGAAGTCGCGCACCATGCGGTCGGCATCGATGCCGATGGCGGGCGAGTAGCCGACATGCACCATGCCCGGGCGCGGCTTGGTGTAATAATTCTCCCAAGCCGTAAAGGTCGAACGGAAGAAGGCCTCGATCACCTGGCGGCGCGGGATCGGCGCCTCGCCGCACAGCCGAACGAATTCGGCGACGCGCTTCTTCTCGTCGAGCACGCAGTCGGCATCGCGGAACTTGGAGCCGTTGCGCTTGCGCAGGAACGTCTTGAGCTCTTCGTCGATCATCTGCTCGTAGAGCTCGATCGCCGTCAGCCCCTCCGGGAATTCGGGATAGCGGTATTGAACACGCTCGACCGAGGCGAGGAAATCGTTGAAGTTGCGGTTGCCGAGCTGCGACTCGAACGGATAGACGAGCAGGTCGGGATGGCCATCGAAGTGACGATGGGTGACGTTGCCGCCGTGCTCGAAGCCTGCGGAAACCATGGCCAGCCTGAAGTCGCTCATACGTCTACCCCTGCGTCGTCGAACGTCGATCCGGCCCTCCGTTTAGCCGCATGGGCCGGATAATCAAGCTCGGACCGGGCTCGATGGGCGAAATCCGGCTCCGGCCGGTGCGCCGTTGGGAAGCGGGACATTGACGGCCCCGGGGTAGCTGATCTACCCGGGGCCATGCGTATTTTCGTCACCGGTGCGAGCGG
This genomic stretch from Bradyrhizobium sp. CCGB12 harbors:
- a CDS encoding sulfotransferase gives rise to the protein MSDFRLAMVSAGFEHGGNVTHRHFDGHPDLLVYPFESQLGNRNFNDFLASVERVQYRYPEFPEGLTAIELYEQMIDEELKTFLRKRNGSKFRDADCVLDEKKRVAEFVRLCGEAPIPRRQVIEAFFRSTFTAWENYYTKPRPGMVHVGYSPAIGIDADRMVRDFPNVRILHIVRNPFSAYRDTKRRPFPQPLTKYLITWNVYHSTVEMFARMYPENVRIFRYEDLVEDKRKFMTEAAAFIGVPFADTMLYPSWNGVEIKDSIAPWGTVLKSTKDYNQAVIQELSDDERKQIAQGTAALARHFGYDRIDYLSPLYRAE